From one Streptomyces sp. CA-210063 genomic stretch:
- a CDS encoding DUF305 domain-containing protein, whose product MTAHRRLFRRTALTATAVAAALVLTACGGDSDSGGHDMGSMNSDSSPSASASAKAGDHNDADVSFATEMIQHHRQAVDMAELADGRAASQEVEDLATKIKGAQDPEIKTMSGWLTSWGEEVPEAAADMGHDMSSDMPGMMSGEDMAELEKASGTEFDKMFLEMMVEHHEGAIEMAKTEKADGKYGPATKLADDVITAQTAEIEQMNKLLGKG is encoded by the coding sequence ATGACCGCACACCGCAGGTTGTTCCGTCGTACCGCCCTCACCGCCACCGCCGTCGCGGCCGCCCTCGTCCTGACCGCATGTGGCGGCGACAGCGACAGCGGCGGCCACGACATGGGGTCGATGAACTCCGACTCCAGCCCGTCCGCGTCCGCCTCGGCGAAGGCCGGCGACCACAACGACGCGGATGTCTCCTTCGCCACGGAGATGATCCAGCACCACCGCCAGGCCGTCGACATGGCCGAACTGGCTGACGGCCGTGCCGCTTCGCAGGAGGTCGAGGACCTCGCCACGAAGATCAAGGGCGCTCAGGACCCGGAGATCAAGACGATGTCCGGCTGGCTCACCTCGTGGGGTGAGGAAGTCCCCGAGGCCGCGGCCGACATGGGCCACGACATGTCGTCCGACATGCCCGGCATGATGAGCGGCGAGGACATGGCCGAGCTGGAGAAAGCCTCCGGTACCGAGTTCGACAAGATGTTCCTCGAGATGATGGTCGAGCACCACGAGGGCGCCATCGAGATGGCCAAGACTGAGAAGGCGGACGGCAAGTACGGTCCCGCCACCAAGCTCGCGGACGACGTCATCACCGCCCAGACCGCCGAGATCGAGCAGATGAACAAGCTGCTCGGCAAGGGCTGA
- a CDS encoding DUF6153 family protein: protein MTRLGQRKRPRPRSFGLLVCALLLGLLGMHGLGPVPALHEPVGHDRPTATSHAGVVVSMPGECGHDAGGGSGHVHHADPTCASASVAGAPAVVPVLVPDVVSSAEPTDVRTPSAGSGPDGGRAPPSLSELQLLRI from the coding sequence GTGACCCGCCTCGGACAGCGCAAGCGACCGCGACCGCGGTCCTTTGGGCTGCTCGTGTGCGCGCTGCTGCTGGGTCTGCTCGGCATGCACGGCCTCGGACCGGTCCCCGCGCTCCATGAGCCTGTCGGGCACGATCGCCCAACGGCGACCTCTCACGCGGGTGTCGTGGTGTCGATGCCGGGCGAGTGCGGCCACGACGCGGGCGGTGGATCCGGGCACGTGCATCACGCGGACCCGACCTGCGCCTCGGCATCCGTTGCCGGGGCCCCTGCCGTGGTGCCGGTGCTGGTGCCCGACGTGGTGTCCTCGGCCGAGCCGACGGACGTACGTACGCCCTCGGCCGGCAGCGGCCCCGACGGCGGCCGCGCGCCACCCTCACTCTCCGAACTCCAACTCCTGCGGATCTAG